The following are from one region of the Alkalimarinus sediminis genome:
- the lipB gene encoding lipoyl(octanoyl) transferase LipB translates to MYSDAPDSQPLTKVTQALMVRVLGVTEYTLAWEAMKAFTDGRDDSTTDEIWLLQHPPVFTQGQAGKAEHVLFPGDIPVVQVDRGGQVTYHGPGQLIAYIMVDIKRRNMGARALVSLIEQAIIDTLSLYGVEAAARKDAPGVYVGEAKIASLGLRIRKGRSFHGLSLNIDMDLEPFSRINPCGYQGMEIVQLKGLNQQTLEQYYSPSDACPLLIDDVAEKLQSKLTEAFGYQAVNVTHELPEF, encoded by the coding sequence ATGTACTCTGACGCGCCCGATTCGCAACCACTGACGAAGGTTACCCAAGCGCTTATGGTTAGAGTGCTGGGCGTCACCGAATATACTCTCGCGTGGGAGGCAATGAAAGCCTTTACCGATGGGCGAGACGATAGTACAACGGATGAGATATGGCTATTGCAGCACCCGCCCGTATTTACCCAGGGCCAAGCAGGTAAAGCAGAGCATGTTTTATTTCCAGGCGACATTCCTGTGGTACAAGTGGATAGAGGCGGTCAGGTCACTTATCACGGCCCTGGTCAACTAATTGCCTATATTATGGTTGATATTAAGCGTCGTAATATGGGGGCTCGAGCGTTGGTCTCTTTAATCGAGCAAGCCATTATCGACACGCTCTCTTTATACGGTGTTGAAGCAGCAGCGCGAAAAGATGCGCCTGGCGTTTATGTAGGAGAGGCGAAAATCGCCTCATTAGGGCTTAGAATCCGAAAAGGACGCTCTTTTCATGGGTTAAGTCTCAATATCGATATGGACCTTGAGCCTTTTTCTCGCATAAATCCCTGTGGCTACCAAGGGATGGAGATAGTGCAGTTAAAAGGGCTGAATCAACAAACATTAGAGCAATACTATTCGCCATCAGACGCGTGTCCATTGTTGATTGATGATGTAGCCGAAAAGTTACAGTCCAAGCTGACTGAAGCGTTTGGTTATCAAGCCGTGAACGTTACCCACGAGCTACCTGAATTTTAA
- a CDS encoding YbeD family protein, producing MSQPEPPKIEFPCDYPIKVIGKAAPDFKEFVIKTISVHAPDLDAECVDINASRNGKFVSVRLSIVATGKDQLENLFEDLKASGRVTMVI from the coding sequence ATGAGTCAGCCTGAACCTCCAAAAATTGAGTTCCCTTGTGATTATCCGATCAAGGTGATTGGCAAGGCCGCTCCAGATTTTAAAGAGTTTGTGATAAAAACTATTTCCGTTCATGCGCCAGATTTGGATGCAGAATGTGTAGATATCAACGCTAGCCGAAACGGGAAGTTTGTATCGGTGAGACTAAGCATTGTTGCAACAGGCAAAGATCAGCTAGAAAATCTGTTTGAAGATTTGAAAGCTAGTGGCCGCGTAACCATGGTTATTTAG
- a CDS encoding D-amino acid aminotransferase — protein MSIAFLNGSFLPLEEARISPLDRGFLFADGVYEVIPYYSGEPFGLEGHLIRLQRSLEAVRIPLSTTTAEWEALLQQLVVKNGGGDLSVYLQITRGAYETRNHAFPDEISPTIFAMVSPITPPLAADATKAKGITAMTIPDTRWSRCDIKSIALLPNILLKQQAADSGAQEAILVRDGHITECAAANVFAVKNGTIYTPIKDDHILGGITRDIIIGLAQDHHMPLQEIAMTQEFLEQADEVWISSSTREILPVVELNSRPVGNGEPGALWQLMAEHYQANKKRVFREANV, from the coding sequence ATGAGTATTGCGTTTTTGAATGGTTCATTTTTACCGCTGGAAGAGGCTCGTATCTCTCCCCTTGATCGAGGGTTTCTCTTTGCTGATGGTGTTTACGAAGTCATACCCTATTATAGCGGTGAGCCGTTTGGTTTAGAGGGGCACTTAATCCGACTACAGCGTAGCCTTGAGGCTGTGCGCATTCCACTAAGTACCACTACTGCAGAGTGGGAGGCGTTGCTACAGCAGTTAGTTGTTAAGAATGGTGGTGGTGACCTGTCGGTATATCTTCAAATTACCCGGGGAGCGTACGAAACTCGTAATCATGCCTTTCCTGACGAGATCTCACCGACTATTTTTGCCATGGTGAGCCCTATTACGCCGCCCCTGGCTGCTGATGCGACAAAAGCTAAGGGGATTACGGCGATGACCATCCCAGACACTCGCTGGAGTCGGTGTGATATTAAATCAATCGCGCTGCTACCGAATATTCTATTAAAACAACAAGCTGCTGACTCAGGCGCCCAAGAAGCTATTTTGGTGCGAGATGGTCATATTACAGAGTGCGCAGCGGCCAATGTCTTTGCTGTTAAAAATGGTACAATCTACACCCCGATAAAAGATGATCATATTTTGGGTGGGATTACCCGTGATATTATTATTGGACTCGCGCAGGATCACCATATGCCATTGCAAGAAATAGCGATGACGCAAGAGTTTCTTGAGCAGGCGGATGAAGTCTGGATCAGTAGTTCGACTCGTGAAATTCTGCCAGTGGTTGAGTTAAATAGTCGTCCCGTTGGCAATGGAGAACCGGGAGCACTATGGCAGTTGATGGCAGAACACTATCAAGCCAACAAAAAGCGAGTGTTTCGTGAAGCGAATGTTTGA